Genomic segment of Deltaproteobacteria bacterium:
GGTCTGCATGCCTTCCTGATCCTCTGAGACCGCGCCCTTGTCCAGGCCGAAGCCCATGTTCCAATAGGACGAACCCACAGTCAGCATCTCGCTGATGCCTAGGTAGTGATTCATGGAGTTGATGGTGTGCACGGATCCGGCCCGTCGGGCCGCAGCCACGCAGGCCCCGGGTTTGCGCCGAAACCAGCCCCCATTGGCCCGGGCGACCATGAAGGCCCGGTCCATGAAGCATTTCAGAGGACCGGCCATGTCTGCGAAATAGACTGGAGATCCGAAGATCAGGCCATCGGCCTCCCGCATCCGCTCCAATGCCTCGTTCAGAACGCCGTCCTTCTGGATGCAGGTGCCGTCCTTGGTCTCCCAGCATTTCCGGCAGGCTAGGCAGCCTGGAATGGCCTTGTGCCCGACCTGGATGATTTCGGTGGCAATGCCTTCGGCCTCCAGTTCCTGACAGACCGTCTGAACGAGCAGGGTCGTGTTCCCGCCCTTTCTGGGACTGCCATTGATCGCTACGACTCTCATTTTCCGTCCTCCTTTACATTATACCGCCGCACCCAGGCCCGTACGGCTTCGATCTGACGCCCGACCGACACCGGGCCTGTTCCTCCCGGGGTTTCTCGCCTGGCCACGGCATTGTCATAGTCCAAAAATGTGAACACATCCTCTCCGATCGATTCGGAAAAATACTGGAGTTCAGCCAGGCTCAAATCTTCCAGGCCGCAGCCCAATTCCTCGGCCCTAGCCACGGCCCGGCCCGTGACATGGTGGGCATCCCGAAAGGGGAGCCCCCGGCCCACGAGATAGTCGGCCAGCTCCGTGGCGTTCAGAAAGCCCGAGCAAAGAGCCGATCGCATCCGTTCCGGCACGAAACCCAGTTCCGAAACCATCCCGGCCATCAAGACCAAGGATGCTGAAACCGTGTCGTGGGCGTCCATGAACGGGGCCTTGTCCTCCTGGAGATCGCGGTTGTAGGTCATGGGCAGACCCTTGAGGATCGTCAGCATGGCCGTCAGGTCGCCATAGACCCGGCCGGTCTTGCCCCGCATGAGCTCAGCCACGTCCGGATTCTTCTTCTGGGGCATGATGGACGAGCCCGTGGCGTACCCGTCGGGCAGGCGGACAAACCCAAAATTCGGGTTGGCCCAGAGAATGATCTCCTCGCAGAGCCGACTTAGATGAGCCATGATCGTGGCCGCGCAGAAGATGGATTCCAAAACGAAATCCCGGTCCGAAACCGCGTCCATGCTGTTGGCGAACACATCGTCAAATCCCAGGTCATGGGCTACAGATTCGGGGTCCAGGGGATAGGTCGTCCCGGCCAGGGCCGCCGCACCAAGAGGAGAGACCCGGGTTCGCCGGTCACAGTCCCGGACCCGGCCGTGGTCACGCATGAACATCCTGGCGTAGGCCAGAAGATGATGAGCCAGGCTGACGGGCTGGGCTGGCTGGAGATGGGTGTAGCCCGGCATAATTGTCCCCCGGTGCTCATCGGCCCTGGCTACCAAAACCTCCACCAGACCGACCAGGCCCAGGCTCCATTGGCTGAGAGCATCGGACACGAAAAGGCGAAAATCCAGGGCCACCTGATCGTTGCGGCTGCGACCCGTGTGGAGCTTGCGGCCCACCGGACCCACCAGCTCCGTCAGCCTAGCCTCGACGTTCATGTGCACGTCTTCCAAATCCTCGCGCCAGACGAATGTCCCGGCCTCGATCTCCCCGGCAACTTCGTCCAGGCCCCGAATCAGGGTTTCGGCCTCGTCGGCCGTCAGCACCCCCTGCCGGGCCAGCATTCGGGCGTGGGCCTTGGAGCCCTCGATGTCCTGACGGTACAGACGCCGGTCAACATCCAGAGAACAGGTGTAGGCCTGAACTCGGGCCTCGGTTCCAGCCGAGAACCGTCCTCCCCACATTGCCCCGCCGGGCTTCTTCTTCACTTCCGTCCCCCATCGGCCCGATCCCGGGCCCCGACGGCCATGAGCCTCAGGCCCTGGAGCCGAATGAACCCGGCCGCGTCGGCCTGGTTGTAGACCTCATCCCGCTCGAAGGTGGCCAGCTCCGGATTGTACAGGGAATATGGGGACTTACGCCCCAACGGCCAGGCCCCGCCCTTGTAGAGGCGCAGCCGGACCGTGCCCGAGACCCGCTCCTGGGCCTTGTCCATGAAAGCCTGCAGAGCCTCACGCTCCGGGGCGTACCAGAACCCGTTGTAGATCATGGACGCGTACCTGGGGATCAGGCTGTCCCTGAGGTTCAAAAGCTCCCGGTCCAGGCACAGGCCTTCCAGATCCCGGTGGGCCGTCTGCAGGATGGTCCCGCCCGGAGTCTCGTACACCCCGCGGGACTTCATGCCCACGAATCGGTTCTCGACCATATCCACCCGGCCGATGCCGTGGCGTCCACCCAGCTCGTTCAAACGGGCCAGCAGGGCCGCCGGGCCGAGCTTCTGGCCATTCACGGCCACGGGATTGCCGGCCTCGAAGTCGAGACTGATCTCCTCGGCCTCGTCCGGGGCCTTCGTCGGATCCACGGCCAGAAAATAGGTCCCCGATCCGGGCTCCAGCCACGGGTCTTCCAGCTCCCCGCCCTCGAAGCTCAGGTGGAGGATGTTCCGGTCCGAGCTGTATGGCTTCTCCTTGGTCACCGGAACCGGGATGCCGTTTTCCCGGGCAAAGGCCAGAAGTTCCGTTCGCGAATGGAGATCCCATTCCCGCCAGGGGGCGATGGTCTTGAGTTCCGGAGCCAGGGCCATGGTCGTCAGCTCGAAGCGGACTTGATCGTTGCCTTTGCCCGTGGCCCCGTGAGCCACGGCCTGGGCCCCGACCTCGCGGGCGATTTCCACCATCCGCTTGGCGATGAGCGGCCGGGCCAAGGACGTGCCCAGCAGATACCGGCCCTCGTACAGGGCGTTGGCCCGGAAGGCCGGGAAGACGAAATCGCGCACGAACTCGTCGCGCAAGTCTTCGATGAAGGCCTTTACGGCCCCGGTCTTCAGGGCCTTCTCCTCCAGACCGTCCAGCTCCTCGCCTTGGCCCAGATCAGCGGTCATGGTCACCACCTCGCAGTCGTAGGCGTACTTGATCCATTTAAGGATCACCGACGTGTCCAGTCCGCCTGAATAGGCCAACACCACTTTTTCAATCTTCATCCTCTCACCTCCGGGCCCGATGGCGCCCTAAATTGTCGTATAGGCCCATTCAAGAATGGCTTTTTGCATGTGCAGCCGGTTCTCAGCCTGATCCCAAACGATGGAGGACGAACCCTCCAGAACGTCCTCGGAGATCTCCTCGCCCCTGTGGGCCGGCAGACAATGGAGCACCTTGGCCCCGGAACCGGCCTTGTCCATCAGGGCTCCATTGACCTGGAACGGGGCAAAGTCGGCCTCACGCTCGGCCTGCTCCTCCTCCTGTCCCATGGAGGCCCAGACGTCGGTGTTCACGTAGTCCGCACCGGTCACGGCCTCGGCCGGATCGTCGGTCAACAGGACCTTGGCCCCAGACTGTCTGGCCCGGGCCAGTATCCCGGCATCGGGCTCATAGCCCTTGGGCGTGGCCAGACGCAACTCGAACCCGAACAGGGTCGAGGCGTTGATCCACGAGTGGGCCATGTTGTTGCCGTCACCGATCCAGGCCACCTTCAGGGAGGCCAAATCAGGGGTCCGCTCATACATGGTCAGCATGTCGCTCATGACCTGGCAGGGGTGGAACTCGTCCGTCAGGGCGTTGATGACCGGAAATCCGGCAAAGCGATCGAACTCCTCGACCACGGTCTGGCCGAAGGTCCGGATCACGGCCCCGTCCACGTACCGGGCCAGAACCCGGGCCGTGTCCCTGATGGGCTCGCTCCGGCCCAGCTGGCAATCCCTGGGCGTCAGGAAGATGACGTCCCCGCCCAGATGACGAATGCCGACCTCGAAAGACACCCTGGTTCGGGTGGAGGCCTTCTCGAAAATCAGGGCCACCATCTTGCCCCGCAAGAGATCGCTCCGCTCCCGCTTTCGCTTCATCTCCCCGGCCCGCCTGACCAGGCCCATGGCCTCCTCGGCGGTCAGGTCCAGAATGGTCAAAAAACTCTTCACGCTCGCTCCCGTGCTGAAATCAGTGGAAACGGTCCTACTAAACCCGGCCCACGCGATCTGTAAAGACCGGGGCAGGGCCGGTTCCAAAAACGAAAACGGCGGCCGAAGCCGCCGTAAATCGACACGAAGAACCTGGATCAGGCCCGTCTTCGGACCATGGCCAGCCGGATGACCAGCCAGACAATACCCAGTAGCAGCCATGTCTCCCAATGACTCGACCCGGAATTCATGACGCAGCCTCCGCCGCCCCCGCCACCACCCGGACCGGGATCGGTGGAGTTCGAAACGGTCAGGTCAGGTGGCTTCCAGCCCTGGGGCGGGTCCATGAGAATGATGATGCCACGGTCTCCACTGACGGGCTCCTTGGTCCACAGCCCGGCCATTCTCCGACCGAACCCCATCTGCCCATACATGATATCCGTTTGAGCGCCTGCCGGATCGACGAGATACCCGGCGATGATTCCATTCACAAGCAGGCTGGTCAGGCCGGTTGGCCACTGCCCATTGGTCAAACCATCGACCGCCTTGAAACGCGCATCCGCTGGAGGGCTGTATGGATAGTCCGGCTCGAGGATGCCGTATTCTGGAATATTTTTTCCTCCGGACACTCGAACTTTGGAAATATACCATGGCAAAACCAGCTCGGCCTGGGAAAAACTCACCGGACCGGCCTTGAACAAAATGCACAAACTACATGAATCCAAGAGCCAGACCATGACGTCCTTGTTGCGACTCATTTTGGCAGATACCAATGTCTCTCCTCCAAGGGCTCCGGAAAGAGTGCCGAGTGGAGACATAGCCAACGGCCCCATAGGGGGGAACCATCTCGGTCCGCTAGCGACAACCAATCCAATATTATCAAATTGCACAAACCCCGCATCCGTGCCCGGCGTGCCGGGTTGCCATAGAAAATAATGCCACGTGCCGGTCAAATCGCCTTGAGTGAACACCCCACCATCGCGGACCCAAAAAACCTGCTCCATGTGAGTCATGGTCGTGCCGGTCAAAAATTGACCGGACAACTGAGCCACCTGATTGTCCGAGCAGACCGTGCCGGATACGATCTTGACCTCACCAGGGGCTGATGTCTTGAAGTACCCGGCCAGATTCTTGTCGATGTCGAGATAGACGTTTCCGTTGACGGTTTTTCTCGGCTCGACCGGGCAAACAAAATTCAAATGACTGTTCACCAAATTTCCATAAATATTTACAGTCCAAAAACCCGAATACATCTTTTCAAGGGCGCCGGACGCTTTGAGTTCGGCACCAAACACATGCCAATCGCCATCAACCGAGGCGTCTTCCTCTCCTACTCTGATGATAATCTGTTCTTCGTCTACGTTTCCCAAATTATCTGTCACCGTACACTTGGCCACGTACAGCCCGTTCGCAGTATAACTGTGACTTTCCAAGGGAGATCCGAGATTTATCGTACTATTATCGCCAAAATCCCAAGAATATGTCATTATATCCGCAGGGATGAAGGTATCACAACGAAAAGCCACGCTCAACGGGGCCGGTCCAGCTTGAGGATTGGCCGTAAGCTGTCGAATCAGACTTGCTCCATCTTTGAAAACAGTTACAAAAAATGAATCCATCTTCGGTGGATGAGATGCATAATTTACCGTACATTTCACCTCGTAATAGCCTGGAGTGGTGTATGAATGGGGAACCATATATAGTCCGCCCAAAATTGGCGCACTTCCATCACCAAAATCCCAATCATAACCAATAATTGCACTTGGCGGGCTTAATTCATCACATCTACAGACAACATCCAAAGGAACTTTTCCCTGTGGAGGATTGACGGTCACCACCGGCACCGCCCAAGCATGGCAAAAAGAGAACACCACCCCCAATAGAACCACCATCGACAAAACCTTTCTAACCGCAGAATCTCTTTGCATACCCTACAACCCTCCTCCTCCGCTGTTTCCGCCACCACCATCCCCCACGCTTCCTTTACTCCCCTCCGACCCTACGGGTCGTTGCTCATTCACGCACGGCTCCTCGAAAAGCCCGATCCGTTCCTCCTTGACCACCCGGCACTCGCTCAACCGATAACTGGCCGCGGAACTGGGGGTACCCCGGTACCCAGGGCCGTTCACGCAATTGGAATCGTTGAAGCCCCGACCATAGCCGCCACAACCGTTCAAAAGGACCAAGGCCAGAATCACTCCGGCCAGCATCACTTTGGGCATCGCCCACCTCCATCGTCGGAAATTCTTTCCCGATGCGTCAATAAAATGCATCCAGTTCCCTGCGCCAGTCCCAGCAATGGTTCCAGGCCTTGACCGGCTTGCCCATGTCCACGGCCAGGACGTTGGCCACGGTCCAGACCGGCGACTCGGGCATCCGGCTTTTCCTGTTGAACAAGATGTAGTCCTGATCCAGAAAATGCTCCACCCGGCCGGCGTGGTCGAAGGACCAGATCACCTCGCCACTGTCCACGTCGTAGATGTCCACGACCATGGACATGGAGGTCACCCCCTGGGTCCCGCCGTTGAGATAATAGG
This window contains:
- the argF gene encoding ornithine carbamoyltransferase; translated protein: MAATGYCLAGHPAGHGPKTGLIQVLRVDLRRLRPPFSFLEPALPRSLQIAWAGFSRTVSTDFSTGASVKSFLTILDLTAEEAMGLVRRAGEMKRKRERSDLLRGKMVALIFEKASTRTRVSFEVGIRHLGGDVIFLTPRDCQLGRSEPIRDTARVLARYVDGAVIRTFGQTVVEEFDRFAGFPVINALTDEFHPCQVMSDMLTMYERTPDLASLKVAWIGDGNNMAHSWINASTLFGFELRLATPKGYEPDAGILARARQSGAKVLLTDDPAEAVTGADYVNTDVWASMGQEEEQAEREADFAPFQVNGALMDKAGSGAKVLHCLPAHRGEEISEDVLEGSSSIVWDQAENRLHMQKAILEWAYTTI
- a CDS encoding argininosuccinate synthase, whose amino-acid sequence is MKIEKVVLAYSGGLDTSVILKWIKYAYDCEVVTMTADLGQGEELDGLEEKALKTGAVKAFIEDLRDEFVRDFVFPAFRANALYEGRYLLGTSLARPLIAKRMVEIAREVGAQAVAHGATGKGNDQVRFELTTMALAPELKTIAPWREWDLHSRTELLAFARENGIPVPVTKEKPYSSDRNILHLSFEGGELEDPWLEPGSGTYFLAVDPTKAPDEAEEISLDFEAGNPVAVNGQKLGPAALLARLNELGGRHGIGRVDMVENRFVGMKSRGVYETPGGTILQTAHRDLEGLCLDRELLNLRDSLIPRYASMIYNGFWYAPEREALQAFMDKAQERVSGTVRLRLYKGGAWPLGRKSPYSLYNPELATFERDEVYNQADAAGFIRLQGLRLMAVGARDRADGGRK
- a CDS encoding flavodoxin family protein codes for the protein MRVVAINGSPRKGGNTTLLVQTVCQELEAEGIATEIIQVGHKAIPGCLACRKCWETKDGTCIQKDGVLNEALERMREADGLIFGSPVYFADMAGPLKCFMDRAFMVARANGGWFRRKPGACVAAARRAGSVHTINSMNHYLGISEMLTVGSSYWNMGFGLDKGAVSEDQEGMQT
- the argH gene encoding argininosuccinate lyase encodes the protein MWGGRFSAGTEARVQAYTCSLDVDRRLYRQDIEGSKAHARMLARQGVLTADEAETLIRGLDEVAGEIEAGTFVWREDLEDVHMNVEARLTELVGPVGRKLHTGRSRNDQVALDFRLFVSDALSQWSLGLVGLVEVLVARADEHRGTIMPGYTHLQPAQPVSLAHHLLAYARMFMRDHGRVRDCDRRTRVSPLGAAALAGTTYPLDPESVAHDLGFDDVFANSMDAVSDRDFVLESIFCAATIMAHLSRLCEEIILWANPNFGFVRLPDGYATGSSIMPQKKNPDVAELMRGKTGRVYGDLTAMLTILKGLPMTYNRDLQEDKAPFMDAHDTVSASLVLMAGMVSELGFVPERMRSALCSGFLNATELADYLVGRGLPFRDAHHVTGRAVARAEELGCGLEDLSLAELQYFSESIGEDVFTFLDYDNAVARRETPGGTGPVSVGRQIEAVRAWVRRYNVKEDGK
- a CDS encoding PKD domain-containing protein; this translates as MQRDSAVRKVLSMVVLLGVVFSFCHAWAVPVVTVNPPQGKVPLDVVCRCDELSPPSAIIGYDWDFGDGSAPILGGLYMVPHSYTTPGYYEVKCTVNYASHPPKMDSFFVTVFKDGASLIRQLTANPQAGPAPLSVAFRCDTFIPADIMTYSWDFGDNSTINLGSPLESHSYTANGLYVAKCTVTDNLGNVDEEQIIIRVGEEDASVDGDWHVFGAELKASGALEKMYSGFWTVNIYGNLVNSHLNFVCPVEPRKTVNGNVYLDIDKNLAGYFKTSAPGEVKIVSGTVCSDNQVAQLSGQFLTGTTMTHMEQVFWVRDGGVFTQGDLTGTWHYFLWQPGTPGTDAGFVQFDNIGLVVASGPRWFPPMGPLAMSPLGTLSGALGGETLVSAKMSRNKDVMVWLLDSCSLCILFKAGPVSFSQAELVLPWYISKVRVSGGKNIPEYGILEPDYPYSPPADARFKAVDGLTNGQWPTGLTSLLVNGIIAGYLVDPAGAQTDIMYGQMGFGRRMAGLWTKEPVSGDRGIIILMDPPQGWKPPDLTVSNSTDPGPGGGGGGGGCVMNSGSSHWETWLLLGIVWLVIRLAMVRRRA